GGACCCCGGCGGAGATCGAGCGGATCCGGAGGCTGGTCCAGAAGGCCGCCGGAATCCTGCCGGACCGCGGTGACGAGGTCGAGGTCGCCGAGATCCCGTTCGATGTGACCCAGGTGCCGGAGCGGGAGCCCTCCGCCCCGGCGACCCGACCCGCCAGGGCGATTCCGAGCTGGGCATGGACCGCGCTGAGCCTCGCCGTGGCCGTCAGCGTTGCCCTGGTGCTCCTCGAGGCTCGGCGGCGGCGAAAGATCTTCGAGGAAGCGGTCGCGGCGTCGGCCGTCCTGAACGCTCCGGCTCCCCTCGAAGCGCCGGAGCCGATCGAGGAAAAGTTCGCGCCGGAGCCATTGGAACTCAAGCAGAAGGACATGATGAAGCAGCGGGTCCTCGCCGCGGCCAAGCAGCACCCGGACGAAGTCGTCCAGCTCCTCCGGGTGTGGATGCTCAAGCGCAAGGTCCACGCGGGATAAGCGATGCCCGCCGCGATCGAGCCACTCTCCGGCACGCGAAAGGCGGCGATCCTCCTCGTGACGCTCGGCGCCGACGCGTCGGCGGATATCTTCAAGCGGCTCACGGATGCCGAGATCGAGGAGATAACCACCGAGATCAGCCGCATCGGCGAGGTCTCCTCCGACATGACGAAGGGGGTCCTTGAGGAGTTCTCAACGCTCGCGCAGGCCCGCTCGTACATCCTCAGGGGCGGCCTCACCTACGTCCGCGAGGTCCTGCGGAAGGCGTTCACTCCGAGCCGCGCGGACGAGGTGCTGACGCGCCTCCGGGTCTCGCTCCAACCCGCTCCCTTCGCCGCCATGCGGAAGACCGACCCCAAGCAGTTGTCCGACTTCATCCGCCGCGAGCACCCCCAAACCGTGGCCCTCATCCTGGCCAACCTCGAGCCCGAGGTCGCCGCGGTCGTGCTGTCCAAGCTGCCGCCCGAGACACGGACCCAGGTCGTGCTCCGCATGGCCAAGATGGACACCACCAGCCCCGACATCGTCAAGTCCATCGGCCAGGTGCTGGAGAAGCGTATGGCCTCGCTTCTCAACCAGGAGGTTGCCCTGGTGGGCGGGCTCAAGACCGTGGCCGACATCCTGAACCGCATTGATCGGTCGGCAGAGAAGCAGGTTTTCGAGTCCCTGGAGCAGACCCACGCACAGCTCGCCACGGACATCCGACGGCTGATGTTCACCTTCGACGACATCGTCCGCCTCGACGATCGCTCGATCCAGCGGGTCCTGATGGAGGTGGAACAGGACGACCTGGCGAGGGCACTCAAGGCGGCCGGCGAGGCGGTCCGCGCGAAGATCTTCGAGAACCTGTCGGAGCGGGCTCAGACCGTGCTGAAGCAGGAGATCGAGTACCTGGGCCCTGTCCGCCTCAAGGACGTGGAGGAAGCCCAGATGCGCATCGTCCAGACGATCCGCGCCCTGGAGGCCGAGGGCGAGGTGATCGTTCCGGGCAAGGACAGCGAGGAGACCGTTGTCTAGGCCAGCCTTCTCCCAGACGCTCGCGACGGGCGGGACCGTTCGGCCAGTGGTTCTCCCGCAGCTGTCTCCACCCGGGGCCTCCACCGCCGACACCGAGCTCGCCCAGTCCGAGCCCGAAACTGAGGGCCTGACCGTCGTCCGCGAGGCTCACCGGATGGCCCGCGCGATCATCGCCAGGGCCAAGGCCCACGCGCGGGAGCTGGAAGCGGAGGCGCGCGAGCAAGGCTTCCGGAGCGGGAAAGAAGCGGCCCTTCAGACCGAAGGCGAGGCCCTCCGCCAGGCTGTGCAGGCCCTCTCCGCCGGCGCCGGGCGACTGGTCGCGGCCGCCACCGAGGCGGAGCGGGATCTCGTCGAGACCCTTCCCCGTCTGGCTTTTCGCCTCGCGCAGGCCATTCTCCAGACCGAGCTCACGCTGAACCCCGACGCGCTCAGCGCAGTGGTGCGGACCGCGGTGCGGGCCATCCTTCCGGCCCGGGAGGTCGTGGTCACGCTGCACCCCGACGATCGGAACGCCCTGGAACGTGCGAAATCCGCGCTGGGCGACCTCCTGGCAGGCACGGAACTCCGGCTGGAGACCCACGACAGCGTGGAGCGAGGCCACGCGCTGGTCAAGACCGAGGCGCTGATGCTCGACGCCTCCCTTGAGCGCCAGCTTCAGGAGGCCGTGCGTCTCCTCCAGGAGTCCGCATGAAGGGCCTTGCCGCGATGGAAGCTCGCCTCGACCTGCTGACTCCCGATCGACTGGTGCGGCCCCGCGGAAAGGTCATCCGGGTGGTGGGGCTGGTGATCGAAGCGACGGGACCTCCGGTTCCGGTGGGCGACCTCTGCCGGATCGGGGTCGCCGGCTCGCCGGAGGGCGCCCTCGCCGAAGTCGTGGGGTTCCGGGAGGGCCGCCTGCTGCTCATGCCCCTCGCGGAACTCCTCGGCGTCGCTCCCGGATCGGAGGTGCTGCCCCTGGGCCACGGGCTCAGGATCCCCGTGGGCGTCGAGCTGCTCGGACGCGTCCTCGACGGGCTGGGGCGGCCGATGGACACCTGTGGCCCCATCCGCGTCCGCACCTCAGTGACGAATCAT
This Candidatus Rokuibacteriota bacterium DNA region includes the following protein-coding sequences:
- the fliG gene encoding flagellar motor switch protein FliG, producing the protein MPAAIEPLSGTRKAAILLVTLGADASADIFKRLTDAEIEEITTEISRIGEVSSDMTKGVLEEFSTLAQARSYILRGGLTYVREVLRKAFTPSRADEVLTRLRVSLQPAPFAAMRKTDPKQLSDFIRREHPQTVALILANLEPEVAAVVLSKLPPETRTQVVLRMAKMDTTSPDIVKSIGQVLEKRMASLLNQEVALVGGLKTVADILNRIDRSAEKQVFESLEQTHAQLATDIRRLMFTFDDIVRLDDRSIQRVLMEVEQDDLARALKAAGEAVRAKIFENLSERAQTVLKQEIEYLGPVRLKDVEEAQMRIVQTIRALEAEGEVIVPGKDSEETVV